In the Pelomicrobium methylotrophicum genome, CTGCGCCCCTCGCCTTTGCGCGTAATGCCGCGCTGTCCGTATTTCGGCACCTGCGGCGGGTGCACCTTGCAGCATCTGGAGCCGGGTGCCCAGGTCGCCGTCAAGCAGCGAGTGCTGGAGGACCAGCTCTGGCACATTGCCCGGGTGAGACCCGAAGTGCTGCTGCCGGCGGTGCACGGCCCGGCCTGGGCTTATCGGCACCGAGCGCGCTTCGCCGTGCGGTACGTGGCCAAAAAGGGCGGGGTATTGGTGGGTTTCCATGAGCGCCGTTCGAGCTTCGTTGCGGACATGGAAAGCTGTGAAGTGCTGCCGCCTCCTGTGTCGCGGTTGATCCGGCCGCTACGGGCGCTGATCGGGGGGCTTTCAATCCGCGACCGGGTGCCTCAGGTGGAAGTGGCGGTGGGAGATGCCGCCACCGTTCTAGTGCTGAGGGTGCTGGAGCCTCCGAGCGCGGCGGACGAAGCCGCCCTGCGGGCGTTTGCCGCGGCCCACGGGGTGCACCTCTATTTGCAGCCGGGCGGCCCGGCGACGGCGGCGCCTTTCCATCCGCCGCTCGAAGCCGATCTCTACTACGACCTTCCCGACTTCGGCTTGCGCGTGCGTTTCGGGCCCACCGACTTCACCCAGGTCAATCCCTACGTGAACCGCGTCCTGGTGCGCCGCGCCGTCGCCTTGCTCGAGCCCGAACCAGGCGAGCGGATCGCGGACCTGTTCTGTGGGCTCGGCAATTTCTCGCTTCCGTTGGCCCGGGCTGGAGCGAGGGTGATCGGCTACGAGGGAAGCAGGGCGCTGGCGCAGGCCGCCCTGCGCAACGCTGAGGCGAATGGCTTGCGGGGCCTGATGCAGTTCGTGGTCGCCAACCTGTTCGAGGTGGACGAAGCGTGGATGCGAGCCCAGGGCCCGTTCGACAAGATGCTGATCGATCCTCCCCGGGACGGGGCGATCGCGGCCGTCAAGGCGCTAGGGGCAGACGCGCCGCGGCGTGTCGTCTACGTCTCCTGTAACCCTGCCACCCTGGCCCGGGACGCGCAAGTGCTGGTGCATGTCAAGGGTTACCGGCTGCGGGCTGCGGGCGTGGTCAACATGTTTCCGCATACTGCCCACGTGGAGTCGATCGCGCTCTTCGAGCGCGACGCGTGAATCACCCCGCCCGATCGAACGAAAATTACAGGGATGGCTGGCGCAGGCGCGCGCTATTCGCGCTCGCCCGCGAACGCCATCAGAAGTTGCAGCAGGGTGCTGAACAGATTGTACACGCTCACGTACAGCGTGAGCGTCGCCGAAACGTAGTTGGTTTCGCCTCCCCGGACGATGGCGTTGAGCTGCCACAAAATCAACCCTGCCGACAGGAGCATGATCACCGCGCACAGGGTGAGATGCAGCACGGGACTCGCCAGGAACAGATTCGCCACCACCGCAATCATCGCGATGATCGCGCCCACCGTCAGGAAATTGCCCAGGAATCCGAAATCCCTCCGGGCAGCGGTGGCGATCCCGGACAGGAGCAAGAAGGTAAGACCGGTACCACCCGCTGCCAGCGCCACCAGCTGCGCGCCGTTCTTGAGGCCCAACGCCACCTGCAGCAGCGGCCCCAGCAGCACGCCCATGAACAGGGTGAACGCCAGGAGCAGGTAGACGCCCATGCTGCTGTTCCGGTTGCGCTCGATGGCGAAGATCATGCCGTAGAACACGGCGAGCACGCCGATGCCGTAAACGATGGGGTGCGCCTGCAGGATCGACAGTGGAACGCGCAGGCCGAGGAGCGCGCCGACCGCCGTCGGAACGAGCGACAGCCCCAGCAGCCCGTAGGTGTTGCGCAGGACCCGTTGCTGCTCGAGGGCGATTGACTGGGTGCGGGAGAGGGCCTGGACGGGTTCCATCGATTCTTCTCCTGAGCGTTTATTCATTGACCAACCATTAAGACTAAAGGAGTGGCGTACAAGTTTCAACCGCATCGGCGAGGGGCCGTCGCTGCCGGCGCAGACGTGGTTTATACTCGCTTATGTCCGACCTTCCCGACGCATGAACGAACCTTTTTTGCGCGGCGTCGCACTGCGCGCGCGTGGCACTTCTCGGCGCGGTGCTCGCCTGGCTCGCCGGCCGGCAGCGGCCAGGGCGGAAGGCGGCCGAGGCCCGGCTTCCCGCGGGCGAGGACAGGCATCGGCAGCGGGAGCGGGGGTGAACGGAGGCCGCGGTCCATGCTGAGAAGAGTACGGGAGTGGCAGCGCAGGCGGGTGCTGGCGCGCCACCGCATCGACGACGTCGCCTGGGCGGCGGTGGTCGAGCGAGTGCCATTCCTGGCGGATCTGAGCGAGCAAGAGCGCGCGCGGCTGAAGGATTGGACCGCGCTGTTTCTGCACCAGAAGCAGATCCACGGGGCCGGCGGCTACGAGGTGGACGAGGGGACGCGCTTGGTCATCGCCGCCCAGGCGTGTCTGCTCATCCTCAACCTCGACTTGGACTACTACAGGGACTGGGTGGAGGTCATCGTCTATCCCGACGAGTTCGTGCCGCAGCGGGAGTACGTGGACGAGGCGGGCGTGGTCCACGTGGTGCGGGAGCCGCTGGCGGGTGAATCGTGGCTCCAGGGGCCAGTGATCCTATCGGCCGCGGACGTGGACCCGGCGTGGCACGAGGGACCATTGAACGTGGTCATCCACGAGTTCGCTCACAAGCTGGACATGCTCAACGGCGATGCCAACGGCATGCCGCCGCTGCATCCGGACATGGAGCCGGAAGCCTGGAAGAAGGCGTTCGAGCAGGCGTACCACGACCTGCGCCGGCGGGCCGAGCGGGGGCTGCCGACCCCGATCGACGCGTACGGGGCGGAATCGCCGGGGGAGTTTTTCGCGGTGGCGAGCGAGGCCTTCTTCCAGGCGCCCCATACGCTCCTCGCTGCCTATCCGGCGGTGTACGAGCAAATGCGGCAGTTCTACCGGCAGGACCCGGCCGCGCGGAGTCGGGCTCATGGCTGAGACGATGGCGCTGAGCGCTCGCCGCTGGCTCCGGCCCCGCGTCGTGATGGTGGCTGGCTTCACCGTCGTGCTGATCCTCATGGTGGCGCTGGTGATTACGGGGCTGGCAAGGCTTGCCGAATGGATCGCCCGCCTCGACCGCATCGTCCAGGCGCAGGGCATGAAGGTCCAGGCAATGGCCGATTTGCTCGTTGTGACGCGCCAGCGCGGGGAGCTGCTGGGGACCCTGTTCGCGGACCGGATCGCACGCCAGCAGGCGGAAGCGTATCGCCGCTTTGAGGCTCTCGGGCGGCAGTCGGCCCAGCTCATGGACCGGCTGGAAGCGCTGGAGCCGAACCACAGCCGGCCGGCATCGCTGGAGGAGCTGCTGAAAGTGGGCCGCGCGCTCGAGCGCTCGCGCGATGCCATGGCCGAGGCGCTGCGAGCCGGGAAAGAGAACCGGGCCCTGGATTTGCGCCTCGCGCAGGCGATACCTGACGGCAAGTTCGAGGCGCTGCTCACGGAAGCATGGGCGTCCCAGCGCGCCGGGATGCTGCAGGCGATGGCCGAAGCCAGGGCTCGTGCTCGGGAGGCGTACTTGTTCCTCGGGGTGCTGGGCGGCGGGCTGGGGGTGATCGGCGTGCTGGTCGCGGTGCTGATCATCCGCCACATCGGGCGGGCGGAAGCGGCCCTGCATCGGGAAAAGGAGCGTGCAGAGGTGGCGCTGCATTCCATCGCCGAAGGGGTGATCACCACCGATGCCAGCGGCCGCATCGAGGTGTTGAACGCCGTGGCGGAGCAGCTGACCGGCTGGCGGAGTTCAGAGGCCAGAGGTTTGCCACTGGAAACCGTGTACGTGGCGCTGGACGAGGAGACCCTGAAGCCTCTGGAGCGTGGTTTCGGCACCGCCACGGGCCGTACCTTTGTCACTCGCACGGCGATTCTGCAGGCGCGCGACGGACGCCGGCTCCCGGTGGAGGAGGCGTGCTCCCCCATCCGCGGGCCGGACGGCGCCGTGACGGGCCTGGTCGTGGTCTTCCACGACGTGAGTCACGTGCGCGCCATGGCCCAGCGTCTCACTTGGCAGGCGAGCCACGATGCGCTCACGGGACTGGCCAACCGCCGGGAATTCGAGCGGCGGCTCGCCTACTTGCTCGAATCGTCCAAGACCGACGGCCGCCAGCATGCCCTGCTGTACCTGGACCTGGACCGCTTTAAGGTGGTGAACGACACTTGCGGTCATGGGGCCGGCGACGAGCTGCTGCGGCAGTTGGCGGCGGTGATGCATGTGAAGATCCGGGGCAGCGACACGCTGGCGCGCATCGGGGGTGACGAGTTCGGGGTGCTGTTGGAGGCCTGTCCCGCGGAACAGGCCATTCGCATCGCCAACGGCCTGCGGGAGATCGTTCGCGACTTCCGATTCCATTGGAAGGACCGGGCGTTCTCCGTGGGGGTGAGCATCGGCCTGGTGATCGTGGACGCCGGCAGCGGTTCGGTGGCCGAGGTGCTGGACGCCGCGGACGCGTCCTGCTATGCGGCGAAGAGAAAAGGCGGCAGCCGGGTCGAGCTGTACCGGCCCGGAACCGATCTGATGCGCTCGCCCCAGGGCGATGTGGCCATGGTGCACCAGCTCACTGGCGCGCTCGAGCGGGGAGGTTTCCGGTTGTACCGTCAGCGCATCGCGCCGGTGACCGAGGGGGAGGGCTGTCCCCAC is a window encoding:
- the rlmD gene encoding 23S rRNA (uracil(1939)-C(5))-methyltransferase RlmD encodes the protein MKVATVESLDHEGRGVTRDGGKVVFVDGALPRERVACVSYRKKPTYEFAHVQEVLRPSPLRVMPRCPYFGTCGGCTLQHLEPGAQVAVKQRVLEDQLWHIARVRPEVLLPAVHGPAWAYRHRARFAVRYVAKKGGVLVGFHERRSSFVADMESCEVLPPPVSRLIRPLRALIGGLSIRDRVPQVEVAVGDAATVLVLRVLEPPSAADEAALRAFAAAHGVHLYLQPGGPATAAPFHPPLEADLYYDLPDFGLRVRFGPTDFTQVNPYVNRVLVRRAVALLEPEPGERIADLFCGLGNFSLPLARAGARVIGYEGSRALAQAALRNAEANGLRGLMQFVVANLFEVDEAWMRAQGPFDKMLIDPPRDGAIAAVKALGADAPRRVVYVSCNPATLARDAQVLVHVKGYRLRAAGVVNMFPHTAHVESIALFERDA
- a CDS encoding Bax inhibitor-1/YccA family protein; this encodes MEPVQALSRTQSIALEQQRVLRNTYGLLGLSLVPTAVGALLGLRVPLSILQAHPIVYGIGVLAVFYGMIFAIERNRNSSMGVYLLLAFTLFMGVLLGPLLQVALGLKNGAQLVALAAGGTGLTFLLLSGIATAARRDFGFLGNFLTVGAIIAMIAVVANLFLASPVLHLTLCAVIMLLSAGLILWQLNAIVRGGETNYVSATLTLYVSVYNLFSTLLQLLMAFAGERE
- a CDS encoding zinc-dependent peptidase is translated as MLRRVREWQRRRVLARHRIDDVAWAAVVERVPFLADLSEQERARLKDWTALFLHQKQIHGAGGYEVDEGTRLVIAAQACLLILNLDLDYYRDWVEVIVYPDEFVPQREYVDEAGVVHVVREPLAGESWLQGPVILSAADVDPAWHEGPLNVVIHEFAHKLDMLNGDANGMPPLHPDMEPEAWKKAFEQAYHDLRRRAERGLPTPIDAYGAESPGEFFAVASEAFFQAPHTLLAAYPAVYEQMRQFYRQDPAARSRAHG
- a CDS encoding EAL domain-containing protein; protein product: MAETMALSARRWLRPRVVMVAGFTVVLILMVALVITGLARLAEWIARLDRIVQAQGMKVQAMADLLVVTRQRGELLGTLFADRIARQQAEAYRRFEALGRQSAQLMDRLEALEPNHSRPASLEELLKVGRALERSRDAMAEALRAGKENRALDLRLAQAIPDGKFEALLTEAWASQRAGMLQAMAEARARAREAYLFLGVLGGGLGVIGVLVAVLIIRHIGRAEAALHREKERAEVALHSIAEGVITTDASGRIEVLNAVAEQLTGWRSSEARGLPLETVYVALDEETLKPLERGFGTATGRTFVTRTAILQARDGRRLPVEEACSPIRGPDGAVTGLVVVFHDVSHVRAMAQRLTWQASHDALTGLANRREFERRLAYLLESSKTDGRQHALLYLDLDRFKVVNDTCGHGAGDELLRQLAAVMHVKIRGSDTLARIGGDEFGVLLEACPAEQAIRIANGLREIVRDFRFHWKDRAFSVGVSIGLVIVDAGSGSVAEVLDAADASCYAAKRKGGSRVELYRPGTDLMRSPQGDVAMVHQLTGALERGGFRLYRQRIAPVTEGEGCPHYEILVRMVDESGQLLAPNDFIPAAERFNLLPLVDRWVVTALLDFLSREAEGQAGGRESCYSINLSGASINDSTFADFLRRQLGTRRLPGRRLCFEVTETTAISNLIKAGEFMHEMRALGCRFALDDFGVGMSSFAYLKHLPVDFLKIDGSFVRDLATNAVDYAIVDAINRIAHLLGMETVAEFVTDRVTLDKLKELQVDYAQGDLIGAPEPLVARLSGGSSAAAA